A window from Ostrinia nubilalis chromosome 13, ilOstNubi1.1, whole genome shotgun sequence encodes these proteins:
- the LOC135077402 gene encoding SUMO-activating enzyme subunit 2: MVARVAGVFDEKLTEAIANSKILVVGAGGIGCEILKNLVLTGFPQIEIIDLDTIDVSNLNRQFLFHKEHVGKSKAQVAKDSALTFNPNVNIVAHHDSVISNDYGVSYFKQFNLVMNALDNRVARNHVNRMCLAANVPLIETGTAGYAGQVELIKKGLTQCYECQPKAPQKTFPGCTIRNTPSEPIHCIVWAKHLFNQLFGEEDPDQDVSPDTADPEAAGEAGASALSSEGTSAGNVERKSTRQWAADTNYDPEKLFSKLFGDDIRYLLSMENLWKKRRPPTPLTWDNLPGKDAPQAQHSGLPDQRVWTVHECAQVFAASCKALQADLKGRPDGDHLVWDKDEKSAMDFVTACANIRAHIFNIPQKSRFEIKSMAGNIIPAIATANAIVAGLAVLRAQAVLRGELARCGSVYLRPKVNHRGQLFVPEITLTPPNPKCYVCAPKPEVGLACNLKQLTLKDLTAAFKEGLNMQAPDATVEGKGLVVLSSEPGETDHNNDKTLEEIGLNDGCALLVDDFLQNYEVRVRLQQEDEEKSWRLVTDTDAPMPAPKEEEKPANGSNGSEPKPGPSRTRTRADSDSDMEIIEEDEDENTVKPPKRRRTEMTDEVVELC; the protein is encoded by the exons atggttGCCCGAGTAGCCGGCGTGTTTGATGAGAAATTGACAGAGGCAATCGCCAACTCCAAAATCCTGGTAGTTGGCGCCGGCGGTATAGGTTGTGAAATTCTGAAGAATCTCGTGCTTACCGGCTTTCcacaaatagaaatt ATTGATCTCGACACAATTGATGTGAGCAACTTGAACCGTCAATTCCTATTCCACAAAGAGCATGTGGGCAAATCCAAGGCACAGGTGGCCAAAGACAGTGCCCTCACCTTCAACCCTAATGTTAACATTGTGGCACACCATGACAGTGTAATAAG CAATGATTATGGTGTGAGCTACTTCAAACAGTTCAACCTTGTAATGAACGCTCTGGACAACCGTGTGGCGCGCAACCACGTGAACAGAATGTGTCTCGCTGCTAATGTGCCGCTCATCGAGACTGGCACAGCTGGATACGCTGGGCAG GTGGAGCTCATCAAAAAAGGCCTCACCCAATGCTACGAATGCCAGCCAAAAGCACCACAAAAGACTTTCCCTGGCTGCACCATCCGTAACACTCCGTCTGAGCCCATCCACTGCATCGTATGGGCCAAGCATCTCTTCAACCAGCTCTTTGGTGAGGAAGACCCTGACCAAGACGTGAGCCCTGACACCGCAGACCCTGAAGCGGCTGGAGAAGCAGGAGCTTCAGCTTTATCATCGGAAGGCACATCAGCCGGAAACGTTGAACGAAAAAGCACAAGACAGTGGGCGGCAGACACAAACTACGATCCTGAGAAGCTGTTTTCAAAGCTGTTTGGAGATGATATCCGTTATTTGCTGTCAATGGAGAATCTGTGGAAAAAACGGCGGCCTCCTACGCCTTTGACATGGGACAATTTGCCGGGAAAGGATGCGCCGCAAGCACAGCATTCTGGGCTACCTGATCAGAGGGTGTGGACTGTACATGAGTGTGCACAG GTTTTCGCAGCCAGCTGCAAGGCTCTCCAGGCGGACCTGAAAGGAAGGCCGGACGGCGACCACCTGGTGTGGGACAAGGATGAGAAAAGCGCCATGGACTTCGTGACGGCGTGCGCGAACATTCGCGCGCACATCTTCAACATCCCGCAGAAGTCGCGCTTCGAAATCAaat CGATGGCCGGCAACATAATCCCAGCCATTGCGACGGCCAACGCGATCGTGGCTGGTCTGGCGGTGCTGCGAGCGCAAGCGGTCCTTCGCGGCGAGCTGGCGCGCTGCGGCAGCGTGTACCTCCGGCCCAAGGTCAACCACCGCGGGCAGCTGTTCGTGCCGGAGATCA CTCTCACCCCACCGAACCCAAAATGCTACGTCTGCGCCCCCAAACCCGAAGTGGGTCTCGCTTGCAATCTCAAACAGCTGACACTCAAAGATCTGACCGCCGCGTTCAAAGAAGGCCTCAACATGCAGGCTCCCGACGCCACCGTCGAGGGCAAAGGACTGGTAGTCCTATCCTCAGAGCCCGGAGAAACCGATCACAACAACGACAAGACCTTAGAAGAGATCGGCTTGAACGACGGCTGCGCGTTGCTCGTGGATGACTTCCTGCAAAACTACGAAGTCAGAGTCAGACTTCAGCAAGAAGATGAAGAGAAATCCTGGCGTCTGGTCACTGACACTGACGCCCCCATGCCGGCGCCTAAAGAGGAGGAAAAACCAGCGAACGGATCCAACGGTTCCGAGCCGAAACCTGGTCCTTCCAGAACCAGGACTCGCGCTGACAGCGACAGCGACATGGAAATCATCGAGGAGGATGAAGATGAGAACACCGTCAAGCCGCCTAAGCGCAGGCGCACAGAGATGACAGACGAAGTCGTGGAGTTGTGCTAA
- the LOC135077403 gene encoding phosducin-like protein yields the protein MATLDDKILGEKLHNYCSSSEDEGDSEYEDSRSGDEEGNPPAPQQSAAPAPVNSWNGTASNTGPKGVLEDWRRYKQLEAENRAELEKERIALAKKLTLSVKPEREEAEEKKIEELEDELNELADEDFLLKYQQQRMQELMNQLQKAPKFGKVVTLNTQDEFLNAIDKEDQKVTVVIHIYSSKSIACETMDGCLNVLATEYPMTKFCRISVDVTGLSRHFRVDGVPALLVYKGGQIIGNFVQLATELGNDFFATDVERFLIEYGMLPEK from the coding sequence ATGGCTACTTTGGATGACAAAATCTTAGGTGAAAAGCTACACAATTACTGTAGTAGCAGTGAAGACGAAGGTGATTCTGAGTACGAAGATAGCAGAAGTGGAGACGAAGAAGGTAACCCGCCTGCTCCGCAGCAGAGTGCCGCACCAGCGCCCGTCAACAGTTGGAATGGCACAGCCAGCAACACTGGCCCCAAAGGAGTTTTGGAAGACTGGCGAAGATACAAACAATTGGAAGCTGAGAACCGTGCAGAATTGGAAAAAGAACGCATCGCATTAGCTAAAAAGCTCACATTATCTGTAAAACCTGAACGAGAAGAGgctgaagaaaagaaaatagAAGAACTGGAAGATGAATTGAATGAGTTGGCTGATGAAGACTTTTTGCTAAAGTATCAACAACAGAGGATGCAAGAGTTGATGAATCAGTTACAGAAAGCACCCAAATTCGGTAAAGTGGTGACTTTGAATACTCAGGATGAGTTTTTGAATGCAATCGATAAAGAGGACCAGAAAGTCACAGTTGTCATTCATATTTACAGCAGTAAGTCCATAGCATGTGAGACTATGGATGGTTGTCTGAATGTGTTGGCAACAGAGTACCCTATGACGAAGTTTTGTCGTATATCAGTGGATGTGACGGGTCTGAGTCGTCATTTCCGTGTTGATGGGGTCCCTGCGCTGCTTGTGTACAAAGGTGGTCAGATAATTGGAAACTTTGTGCAGCTCGCCACAGAGTTGGGAAATGATTTCTTTGCCACAGACGTAGAACGGTTTCTTATAGAGTACGGAATGTTACCTGAGAAGTAG